The Cyprinus carpio isolate SPL01 chromosome A3, ASM1834038v1, whole genome shotgun sequence genomic interval TTTTTGGACTGTATTTCTGTAACATTTGCTGAGTGAACAGTACATGGGTGAACCATCGTCTCTGACACTCAAACTGAAGAGGCTCATGTTTTGGGACAGGTATTTGATGGACCACTGCTGACCACTAAACAGCTTAATTGTTTTTGgttattataaatacacatatatttgcATGATGTATATGTTtcacatattgtacatttataaagaaatatattaatatcaagTACTAAGGCTTACATACTAATTCAAAAGTAATAACTTATTGTCTGTATCTATagatacaataaaacaaatgcaacaatACACGAAAAGtacgaaggaaaaaaaaaggatctcTGTGTTGAGGTTTTCTTGTTTGTGTGAGTTTAGACGTGGATATGGACCGGAGGAATGACAGCAGAGCGGAGGAACTCATCATCACATCATATCACTTCAAACCCGTATACTGtttcatgaaacacaaaataagttacAGAGAATgcacctagaaaaaaaaaaagtgaatcaacCTCATCCTCGCAAGACTTGAGAAGACTTGGAATACCGTCAAAGACTATATATTACCCAAGACAGTTCACTTGTATTGCTATGAATGGGCAAAACTGTAACAGCTCTAGTAAGTCTCACCATCTAAATTTAAGAGCCATTGGAATCTCCATTTCTCACATAAATCTGAGACTTGCACTTGGGAATACACACTGGCAGGACCAAccttaaatatttgcttttttttaaaacactatttGAGCTTAAGAAACAGCATTGATGGGACAGTTAATGTCAGATTTGATTGATGActtgaaatatgttatttaattgtGAGTTTGGCCATTATTTTCAAGGGTTTCAGTATTTCCCCATTCACATAGATAGGAGCTGGTCTTGCATTCCTTAAagggatgaaaatgaaaattttgtcattattcacttacccccatgtcgttccaaacccgtaaaagctttgttcgtcttcggaacacaatttaagatattttgaatgaaaaccgggaggcttgtgactgtcccatagactgccaaataaataacactgtcaagatccaggaaagtatgaaaagcatcgtcagaatactccatctgccaacagtgattcaaccgtaacgttatgaagcaacggcaatactttttgtacatgaagaaaacaaaaataacgactttattcaagaagagcgtaagctgcctgcatactgctcagatttgcaaaaaatggcactacactgatttggagagagacagaggagaggaattgttgaataaagtcattatttttgttttcttcatgtacaaaaagtattttcgtcacttcataacgttacggttgaatcactgatggcagatggactattctgacgaagcttttcatactttcctggaccttgacactgttatttatttggcagtctatgggacagtctcaagcctcctggttttcatccaaaacatcttaaattgtgttctgaagacgaaccaagcttttacgggtttggaacaacatgggggtaagtgattaatgacaaaattttcattttgcagtggagtaaccctttaaataccCACTTGGAAGCACTGCAAATGTGGCTGCAGAGTGATCTGAATTTCCTTAAAAGTGACTTTGATATTGTCCATTCAACCATGGCCCACTTTTATGCAAGTCACCagattttgttaaatgaaatgcactaaatatgtaatatttggacacttaagccacatttaaaaatgtataaaggtTTTTGCATTATATGTGAAAATATCAAAACATGAGGCATTTCCTTTAAAGAATCAGCACAAGCACACTTTTGTTACCGGtctataaatattgtttaaaatgaagaCAAAGTCCTTCTGGGAGTCAAACTGTGGGTAACATATCGTATGCTATTATAATGAACCACAAAGGCAGTTATTCTGCTAGAGAAAACCTGCGTAaacttgaggagaactgacttcatacatatTGGTTGGAAAGGTGTCTGAGAAAAGTGAAAAGCTCTGGcattatttgtttgcagatgccatttTGCCAGTATCCAATGCAATGAAATTCTAACACGTTTAAGAGTGGCTTGGTGTCCAAAAACTTTCCCACTCTATCCATTTGCGTTCCACAATAGAAAATCATTCTTACAGGTttgagcaacatgagggtgatttcCATGACTGTCCCTCAGTAAGACACTGGGGCACAGCTATAGATGCGGGAACATCTGGAAAAGAAATATCCCCCACACGGTGGACCAGAACAGATACAGTCCCTCAAACACTTAAAATTCACATGATCTTTCAACTCCGTGTCAATCCTATGTTCAGACAGTCCAAGCTAGCTGTACCTTCTGCCTTCtcgctctcttcctctctcaaaCTTCTTAGTGTTGTATGTCCCTCTAGTGAGTAGCACGCAAACGCAGGAGGAGTCAATACGGATCCACCTCCATCCTATCCTCTTGTTTTCATCTGAGGCGAGTGCGCGTACGTACGATTGTTTGGTTTCGCACCTGCTCATCCAGTGTTTCTTATCCACCCCCAAGCAGCTGGCCCCCTCCACCGCCTGCACTTCACCTTTCCTATTTGGATCTGGCTTACGGCACTTTGTTTCATAGAAATGCTGCTTGAGCGGCCCGGTCTGGGTCTGGATCTCTTGCAGAATAGTGACGGTGTTGCTAAGAAAGTCCACCGCGGTCTTCTTGTTGGTCACCCACCTGCTTTCGGCCTCACATACAGAGCGTGCGATGCCTTGTGCGCTGTGGACGGCTTGACGCTTGCGGCGGACACTTGGAATGTGGCCATCAGAATCAGAGAGGCCCAAGAGTAAGTTCCTGTATGTTTCTTTGTCGCCTCTGTGAGCAGACGTGTTAGCATCCATCATGTGACTTTCCTCATCCTCAACGTCATCGGTCAAAAAGCCCGACTCCAGCATTAAGAGCAGAGGTGGGTGTTTGGGTGGGGAAAGGGCCGGGGAGAAAAGTACCCGAGGATGGGCGTCCAGCAAAAGCAGCTGATCTTCTTCTCGTAGGCCTATGTCATCAAACCCAAAGCCCGGTTCTGTTCCAAACCCTCCATATTGCTGCACCAACTCTTTAGCATTGGTGCTCCCAACCGTTTGAGCTTCGTCCAGATGTTCCTGCACTGGAGAACTCTGCAGCGAGACCGTAGGACCTTCAAGAGGCCCGTCTCTCAGTTTACTTCTTGCGTTCCTGTCATCTTTAAGAAGAGTCTCTACCTCAATACTGCTTCCTTCATGAAACTGGCTACTTTCAAGCTGATAGTCCTTGAGAATATCATTGCTTTTTTCAGCTAGTATTTTTTGTGAGTTGTGTTTCCTAGGATCATGCGGTCTGGAGGCATCTGCTCCGGTAGTCCTACCTCCACCTGTGTAGTCCTGCTTTGTGTTATTGACAAAACGGTCTTCTATTAGAAGATTCTCTCGGTTTGGTCTATCTTTGGATATATTGTCCTCCTCAAACGTGCTCGGCTTATCGACTGTTCTGTGAGGAGCTATGTCATGTGTGCTGTAGTTGTTGTGAGAAACAGCATCATGGGAGTCTTTGTCCACTGATGAGTTGGTCGGCATGCTGATGTTAGCTGTCGGGacgctgctgctgttgctgtcgTTTCTGCCAGGCTCTATCGTCGCGGCAACAAGCCTGGGCACAGGACTTTGAGGGAAAGGCAGGGCCGAGGCgatcaccatggcaaccaggGGAAGCCAGTGCATCACTCCCAAGACGTGTCAACtatgaattgattaaaaaaaaagctagaaTTAGAAAGAGCATAAAGAGGAAGAACAGTGGCGTTTAAAAAACTTTGGAATGTTTAGAATGTTaagaaaaaatgtagggcaggactTAGTTCTTTCCagtggttgttgattggatggaggcagatctgaatacAAGCTCACTGTTAATAGTAAGATAGTGATGGGGTTTCTGTGGACTAAATTACTGGAAAAGTCCAGCatacgtcaccagagagaagtctgttgtttcacCAGAAGATCATTTGaaactttgattaaaaatttcaaatgataaaaaaataaaataaataaatttaaacgaACCATGCATGGAGGataacatgcattttgaaaatagacAGGGTTTCATTTTATGCTGACTTCAAAATAAGATAGAACGTtacattgcaagatataaaatcacaaCTGGGAGATCAAATTTGCAATGCATACTTTCCATTGTATACTTTTTTACTCTGAGGCGGAAACAGGTTTCCTCATTGCCAGCTCataaaaataaggtaaaataagCCTAAAACTGTAAAACTTTAGCTTTACAGCTTTGGCATATGCTAGACGAAATAAAGATGCAAAATGCAAGATGCAAGCAGCAGATTCATAAAGTGGAGCCACAAACTTGCTTCACTATAGCCTGCTTCGGTTGGTCGGCACAGACATGAAGTCACCGGCTAGTCGACGTCTGGCAAGCTCTGTCTGAAATAAAGCCACTAACAGTGTTGGTCTGGTGCTGGCCTAGTTCCACATGGCACCACAAACAACTCTGGTATGTATGGAAAAGGTTGTAAATTTCACAGATTAAGAGCATGACTGAGTCAAACAAAAAGATGCCACTTTACTGTTTGAgccaaagaataaataaataaaagaaggtGATGTTGCTTTGGGCCTCAAATAATTCATCGTCTTTTATGATCTTTTTGTACGTTTTTGTCTTATATCCTTTTTCCATACGTTTGACCCGATGATCCCATATTCACACACTTCTGGAACATGACTCTCAGCAGTGCTGAGAAGACCTCAGAGATTTAAGTTATTTATTGACAGGAACGCCAGAGTTCAGCAGTCTTCTACCTAAGACAAGCACCTGGGCGGTTACTGGCCCAGTGGAGgtgatttatgtgtttatttagtgGGGGTTAGAGTAAAACTATACACTGATGGATGATACACTCTCTTCCTTTTACCTTCAGCACACTGTCAACCACCAGGTAGAAGCAAAACCaccacatcaaaaaaaataaaataaaaaaaaaataagataactGTGCCTCATCActggcacagttttttttttttttttttggtcacattataacatcaaaataatatttatatatgaacgTTGTGAAGAGAGGGTTGACAAAATTAACTCATTACAGAAACCAAAATATCATCAAACAATATATAACATACACACTACTGTTTGTTATCAAGATTGAGGTTGCATTTAagggatcaaaaatacagtattgtaTTAATATTGTGAACATTTATAttggaatgttttttaaaatgtaatttattcctgtgatggcaaagcagccattacttcattgtcacatgatccttcagaaatcatactaatatgctgattttgtggtcaatttgtgttgcttaatagttttgtggaaaccaagagtcatatttttttcagaattctatgatgaatagaaataattaaacttgaaccatttatttaaaatcttttataaaatttatttgtcttaactgtcacttttgatcaatttaatgcatccatgcagaaaaaaaaaatcttactgaccccaacttttgaacagtagtgtatatagaaacaatttatactaaatgtatacaaaaattaGCGCAAAGTACATGAAGCATGTAAGACATGAGATTTGATGCTCTTAACAGCAACCCAActcaaaaatatcttcttaaaatgtatcaaattagctttttagcaagTATTGACAAGAAAAATGTGACCACACAGACCTAGAGTGTGTCATCTTGCTCATGCTACAGTGAGGGATGCAGTCGATCTGTCCAATGTTAAGGCCAGGTGTAAATTACTCACCAGTCCTTTAGTGTTGTGCTGAGAGATTTGGGAGGGAGAGGCatttagaaagaaagagagtTCAAGAAAAGAAGAATGCTCAGAATGTCAGTGATGTGGCTTCAACTGAGAAAACTCCTCCTGGGTTTCCCCAGGCGGGACACACTAGAATGAAGGAGGGGGCCGAGGGCGAGTAAAGCCAGTGTACGCAGAGTCAAGTGACTGTTAGTTTGAGAAGAAGAGATAATCATTAGACTCATACGGAGAGAGTGGGTGGACAAGAAGTTTGTGTGTGAAGTGCAAAATCACCACTTGTGATACTCATAATAACAGCACCCCACCCCGGACACTGTTTTCTAAAAACACTCAAGCCAAACGAACACACTCTCATACAATGCACAACTAAGCCTGCGGTCACAAGCAGAGAAAGAATGCCACCAATCCATACATATGCATGCCAGGACATGGAGCACTACATATATAAGTGCTTACTTCCTGTTTACGTTCAACATAGGAACAGGTGTGCTATGTGCAAATGAGGCTcttttgtcttttaaatgaaaattcacttGCTTAAAGGGGCTGTGTGTAAGATGAAGGTATTTTTGCAGAGATTTACAGTCTAGGTCTTTCACAACCTCTAATGTTGACACTCATATTTTATGTATCTAAAATGCCTTCATACGGTCTCACAAACTACAAAAtgcaacaatataaaaacaagagTCACTAAATCACAGCATATTGCTGAGAGCTGAAATGAAGTACTAAATTATTTTCTAAACATCTTAAATAAgtgattttatataatttaatctatattaaaatacatttaaattagttaatgataatgattatcaattttttttcattatttttttaaatatttttatattcatagcAAAATCATTTTTTAGTAGTCACACAACATGGCATATTTCAACCTGAACcaaccttgccttgtcataaaaagctAAAACGACATTTTAACAGACTATCTGACCttaaaacacgtttttttttttgtttttgtttttttataaattaaaaaacatgctCAACATAGAACtgcattcaaattattttatgtatggactgcatttttactgtataaaattaaCAGATGAATGAAAAGATGCGTATGAGTGTGAACTGAGAGGAAGCCTTGCTGGCAGTAGGCAGGCAGACACACGAGCAGGAGACATATCTGTAGACGCTGGGCGATATGCAGAACCACTCAATCAGTGCGCTCCATTTGCAGCAATGACATGCTTCACAAACTCTGCCAACCAGAGAAGCCCTTCACTTTCTCTCCTCACCTTACGCACAGCTCAAAAATGAGCCTCCAGCCTCATATAAAAAACGCCAAGCTCCTGAACACAATGAACCCACATGCTTAACCCGATCTTATACACTCTACCTCACAGGAACCTGTGCGCACACATCCACACATATCTTTGATCTGACCCACTACTCCCACCCCCATGACAAGCCTAATCTGCCATCTTCTAGACAAAAGCCAGACAAACACTTTGGCTCTCCCACTTTGTTTAATTCTCAGCTTCACGCCACTGAAAACTTTAAACCCGCTTTATAAATAACCTCT includes:
- the LOC109049309 gene encoding uncharacterized protein LOC109049309; translated protein: MHWLPLVAMVIASALPFPQSPVPRLVAATIEPGRNDSNSSSVPTANISMPTNSSVDKDSHDAVSHNNYSTHDIAPHRTVDKPSTFEEDNISKDRPNRENLLIEDRFVNNTKQDYTGGGRTTGADASRPHDPRKHNSQKILAEKSNDILKDYQLESSQFHEGSSIEVETLLKDDRNARSKLRDGPLEGPTVSLQSSPVQEHLDEAQTVGSTNAKELVQQYGGFGTEPGFGFDDIGLREEDQLLLLDAHPRVLFSPALSPPKHPPLLLMLESGFLTDDVEDEESHMMDANTSAHRGDKETYRNLLLGLSDSDGHIPSVRRKRQAVHSAQGIARSVCEAESRWVTNKKTAVDFLSNTVTILQEIQTQTGPLKQHFYETKCRKPDPNRKGEVQAVEGASCLGVDKKHWMSRCETKQSYVRALASDENKRIGWRWIRIDSSCVCVLLTRGTYNTKKFERGREREGRSIRV